One region of Endozoicomonas sp. Mp262 genomic DNA includes:
- the rpmG gene encoding 50S ribosomal protein L33 has protein sequence MAKGIREKIKLVSSAGTGHYYTTTKNKRNTPDKLVFKKYDPVVRKHVEYKEYKIK, from the coding sequence ATGGCAAAAGGCATCCGTGAAAAGATCAAGCTGGTTTCCTCTGCAGGTACCGGCCATTACTACACAACCACCAAGAACAAGCGTAACACCCCTGACAAGCTGGTGTTCAAGAAGTACGATCCGGTGGTTCGCAAGCACGTTGAGTACAAGGAATACAAGATCAAGTAA
- a CDS encoding NAD-glutamate dehydrogenase, with amino-acid sequence MNTFKDIRKLTIDQVQSWIAERMPEQASLQAGRLANYYFQRTQSRDLLNISVDNCYGSLLCLWQFIQHRKSGEIKVRAYNPEPEEHYWHSTHSVIEILVDDMPFLVASILMELDRQEVLVHNLNHPVIQTQRDNQGQLISLLEPTDKKTALAPEALIRIEIDRQADQHELSLIVSGIKNVISDVLQVVTDWSAMETHLNEAVDWCKNQPQPIPKAELKETLDFLHWLKNDNFLFIGYRYYELCNKDQNTYLNIRKGSGLGTFREEYRSSPSSQPLSPYLQARLQEPELLVISKSSSRSTIQRPAHLDYLGIKQFSPEGNIIGEWRFFGLFSSQAYSTPLEQVPLIRKKVATLLEAAETPENSHRGKALRHIVSNYPRDEILQASPDQLLNTVMGILECQERRQLRVFLRPDSYDRFITAMVYVPRDHFNTELRQKLQQILLDELEGNSIDFSVHLSEHPLVQLQFTVHCHNSHELSLDIDALEKAMADAILDWKDLLRQAILEKHGEATGSRLYRYYAQAFPAAYREDVHPRQAVADIERFHSLDSDNQISTFLYHPVNDFDRWHFRVLGKGEPLALSNVLPILEQMGVKVFSARPYVIHPRKNDDGWVLDFSIAPCSSLNLEDSVLREQFQQVFVRTWKGELENDGFNALVVSCGLAWRQVVLLRALAKYLLQLQIPFSQTHMEEVLNSNPDITKQLIKLFETRFNVERQSNSEKLATAIKGKISKLLDDVANLDEDRILRHFLSVIEAMQRTNAYQLDKDNNPKPYLSFKLKPETIPAAPQPRPLFEIFVYSPWVEGIHMRGGKIARGGLRWSDRRADFRTEILGLVKAQMVKNAIIVPHGAKGGFIPKQLPVNGSRDEIIAEGIRSYKTFICGLLDITDNLQQGEIIPPANVIRYDEDDPYLVVAADKGTATFSDIANELSNSYGFWLGDAFASGGSQGYDHKKMGITARGAWESVKRLFKEQGVDTQSQDFTVIGIGDMAGDVFGNGMLLSRHIRLVAAFNHMHIFIDPVPNAESSYRERERLFNLPRSSWDDYDRSLISTGGGIFSRQAKKIRLSPEACEALNISKAVITPAELIQNILKAPADLLWNGGIGTYVKASTESDRDVGDRNNDSVRISANELQVKVVGEGGNLGLTQQARIEFSRKGGLINTDAVDNSGGVDSSDHEVNIKILLDHIVAAGDMTLKQRNQILAEMTDEIASLVLRHNFLQSLRLSLSNHQSSVLFNDHRFLIRQYEKEGRLKRRLECLPSDSELKARGKAGEGLSRPEISVLLAHTKLKQSEELVTAKVDEDKYLSSALYQYFPTPLRERFEAQINEHPLKTEILATHLTNYVGNRMGATFVEYIQQETRCSTIDAVRAFVALIEIESIQPLWGQFEAIGFEVRDAVQRNELVRIQRQIEKACIWLLRTHGSNLDIQQLIDTYKEGVKTVAQHLDGLLGASDRECLQAVTDQLVHEGMTPELAHRCATLRYHYYALSIVAIADRNGQSVEDAARIYFTLEDHLALPWLRSQVRELPDSDLWQRKAQLSLRDQLDRSLGENCARALHSSDKGVDASLASWLEDNNQQLQRWQATIREIQSSPEQNLAMLSVAVQELSLMASA; translated from the coding sequence ATGAATACTTTTAAAGACATTCGTAAGCTGACCATTGACCAGGTTCAGTCCTGGATTGCTGAACGGATGCCAGAACAGGCCAGCCTACAGGCTGGCCGTCTAGCCAACTATTACTTTCAGCGCACCCAGTCCCGGGATTTACTCAACATCTCCGTTGATAATTGCTATGGTTCGTTACTCTGCCTTTGGCAGTTTATCCAGCATAGAAAGTCCGGAGAAATAAAAGTAAGGGCCTATAATCCAGAGCCTGAAGAGCACTACTGGCATTCAACCCACAGTGTTATTGAGATTCTGGTGGATGACATGCCCTTTCTGGTAGCGTCCATCCTGATGGAGCTGGATCGCCAGGAAGTGCTGGTACATAACCTGAATCATCCGGTTATCCAGACCCAGCGAGATAATCAGGGCCAGCTTATTTCGCTGCTCGAGCCAACAGATAAAAAAACCGCGCTAGCACCTGAAGCGCTCATTCGCATAGAAATAGACCGTCAGGCTGATCAACACGAACTAAGCCTGATTGTTTCCGGTATTAAAAATGTTATTAGCGATGTCCTTCAGGTGGTAACAGACTGGTCTGCAATGGAAACCCATCTGAACGAAGCTGTTGACTGGTGTAAGAACCAGCCTCAACCCATTCCGAAAGCAGAACTGAAAGAAACCCTGGATTTCCTCCACTGGTTAAAAAACGACAATTTTCTTTTTATTGGCTATCGCTATTATGAGCTTTGCAACAAAGATCAAAATACTTACCTGAATATTCGCAAAGGCTCTGGACTGGGTACATTCAGGGAGGAGTATCGCAGCAGCCCCTCCAGCCAGCCTCTGTCTCCTTACTTACAGGCCCGGCTACAAGAACCGGAACTACTGGTTATCAGCAAATCATCAAGCCGGTCAACCATTCAGCGACCCGCCCACCTGGACTATCTGGGTATCAAACAGTTTAGTCCTGAAGGCAATATCATTGGAGAGTGGCGTTTTTTCGGTCTGTTCTCGTCCCAGGCATACTCAACCCCCCTGGAACAGGTGCCATTGATCAGAAAGAAAGTAGCAACCCTGCTTGAAGCGGCAGAAACCCCGGAAAACAGCCACCGGGGCAAGGCCCTTCGTCATATCGTCAGTAATTACCCAAGGGATGAAATACTCCAGGCCAGTCCGGATCAGCTGTTAAATACGGTTATGGGCATACTGGAGTGCCAGGAGCGTCGGCAACTCCGGGTGTTCCTGCGCCCCGATAGCTATGACCGGTTCATCACCGCCATGGTTTATGTTCCCAGGGATCATTTCAATACTGAACTGCGCCAGAAACTGCAACAAATTCTTTTGGATGAACTGGAAGGCAATAGCATAGACTTCAGTGTTCATCTATCAGAACACCCTCTTGTACAACTTCAGTTTACCGTACATTGCCATAATTCCCATGAGCTAAGCCTGGATATTGATGCCCTGGAAAAAGCCATGGCTGATGCCATTCTGGACTGGAAAGATCTATTACGTCAGGCCATCCTTGAGAAACACGGTGAAGCCACAGGCAGTCGCCTTTATCGATACTATGCCCAGGCCTTCCCTGCCGCTTACCGGGAAGATGTTCACCCCAGACAGGCTGTAGCAGACATCGAAAGATTTCATAGCCTGGACAGTGATAACCAGATCAGCACCTTCCTGTATCATCCGGTAAACGATTTCGACCGATGGCATTTCAGGGTACTTGGCAAAGGCGAGCCCCTGGCTTTATCCAACGTACTCCCCATACTGGAACAAATGGGCGTTAAGGTATTTAGTGCCCGCCCCTATGTTATCCATCCCCGAAAAAACGACGATGGATGGGTTCTTGACTTCAGCATTGCTCCCTGTAGCAGCCTGAATCTGGAAGACAGTGTGCTACGAGAGCAGTTCCAACAAGTGTTTGTTCGCACCTGGAAAGGCGAGCTGGAAAATGATGGCTTCAATGCCCTGGTGGTAAGCTGCGGACTGGCATGGCGGCAAGTGGTGCTGCTGAGGGCGCTGGCTAAATACCTGCTACAACTGCAAATCCCCTTTAGCCAAACCCATATGGAAGAGGTGCTGAATAGTAATCCAGATATTACCAAACAGCTGATCAAGCTATTTGAAACCCGTTTTAATGTTGAAAGGCAGAGTAATAGTGAAAAGCTGGCAACAGCCATCAAAGGAAAAATCAGTAAGCTGCTGGATGACGTTGCCAACCTTGATGAAGACCGGATTCTCAGACACTTCCTCAGTGTTATTGAAGCGATGCAAAGGACCAATGCCTACCAACTGGATAAAGACAACAACCCTAAGCCCTACCTCTCTTTCAAACTAAAACCCGAGACCATTCCCGCAGCGCCCCAGCCACGCCCTCTGTTTGAAATCTTTGTCTATTCCCCCTGGGTGGAAGGCATCCATATGCGTGGCGGTAAAATCGCCAGGGGAGGACTACGCTGGTCCGATCGCAGGGCTGATTTCAGAACAGAGATTCTGGGACTGGTCAAGGCACAGATGGTTAAAAATGCGATTATTGTCCCCCACGGTGCTAAAGGAGGCTTTATCCCCAAACAGCTTCCGGTTAATGGCTCAAGGGATGAGATCATTGCTGAAGGTATCAGAAGCTACAAAACCTTTATCTGCGGCCTTCTGGATATCACAGACAATCTCCAGCAGGGGGAAATCATTCCTCCTGCCAATGTCATTCGCTACGATGAAGACGACCCTTATCTTGTAGTTGCCGCTGATAAAGGCACAGCCACTTTCTCTGATATCGCCAATGAACTGTCAAACAGTTATGGCTTCTGGCTTGGTGATGCCTTTGCTTCTGGCGGTAGTCAGGGCTATGACCATAAAAAAATGGGTATTACCGCAAGAGGGGCCTGGGAATCCGTCAAGCGACTGTTTAAGGAGCAGGGTGTCGATACCCAGAGTCAGGACTTCACCGTTATCGGTATCGGCGATATGGCAGGGGATGTTTTTGGTAATGGTATGTTGCTATCCCGGCATATTCGCCTGGTGGCCGCCTTTAACCATATGCATATTTTTATCGATCCAGTGCCCAATGCTGAAAGCAGCTACCGGGAAAGAGAGCGGTTATTTAATCTGCCAAGATCCAGCTGGGATGATTATGACCGCAGCCTGATTTCCACTGGAGGCGGAATTTTCAGTCGCCAGGCCAAGAAGATTCGTTTAAGTCCAGAGGCCTGCGAGGCACTTAACATTTCAAAGGCGGTTATCACCCCGGCAGAGCTGATTCAGAACATTCTTAAAGCCCCTGCTGACCTGCTATGGAATGGCGGCATCGGCACCTATGTTAAAGCCAGTACAGAGTCTGACCGGGATGTTGGCGATCGTAATAACGACAGTGTACGTATTAGCGCCAATGAGTTGCAGGTGAAGGTAGTGGGAGAAGGCGGTAACCTGGGACTAACCCAGCAAGCCCGAATTGAATTCTCCCGAAAAGGAGGGCTGATTAATACGGATGCTGTTGATAACTCCGGGGGCGTGGATAGCTCAGACCACGAAGTCAATATCAAGATACTACTGGATCACATTGTTGCGGCTGGAGATATGACGCTGAAGCAGCGTAATCAGATATTGGCTGAAATGACCGATGAAATCGCCTCCCTGGTTCTGCGTCATAACTTCCTGCAAAGCCTGCGACTCAGTCTCAGCAACCACCAGAGCAGTGTCCTGTTCAATGACCACCGGTTCCTGATTCGCCAGTATGAGAAAGAAGGCAGACTAAAGCGTCGACTGGAATGCCTGCCTAGTGACTCGGAACTCAAGGCAAGGGGTAAGGCTGGAGAGGGACTTTCCCGCCCCGAAATATCAGTACTGCTTGCCCATACCAAACTGAAGCAATCAGAGGAACTGGTGACAGCTAAAGTGGATGAAGACAAGTACCTGTCCAGTGCCTTGTATCAGTATTTCCCAACGCCCCTTCGTGAGCGCTTTGAAGCACAGATCAATGAGCATCCCCTTAAAACTGAAATTCTGGCTACCCATCTGACCAATTATGTGGGTAACCGGATGGGAGCCACCTTTGTTGAATACATCCAGCAGGAAACCCGTTGCAGTACCATTGACGCAGTACGGGCTTTTGTAGCCCTGATCGAGATAGAATCCATTCAACCCCTGTGGGGTCAATTCGAGGCCATAGGGTTTGAGGTCAGAGATGCTGTCCAGCGGAATGAGCTGGTGAGGATTCAGCGCCAAATCGAAAAAGCCTGTATCTGGCTACTTCGCACCCACGGCAGCAATCTGGATATTCAGCAACTGATCGATACTTACAAAGAGGGCGTAAAAACCGTTGCCCAACATCTTGATGGACTTTTGGGTGCCAGCG
- the yegQ gene encoding tRNA 5-hydroxyuridine modification protein YegQ — MKPELLSPAGTLKNMRFAFAYGADAVYAGQPRYSLRVRNNDFKLENLQKGIDEAHAQGKKFYLASNIAPHNSKVKTYLRDMEPVIAMKPDALIMSDPGLIMMVRERWPDMPVHLSVQANVVNFATVKFWATQGVERIILSRELSLDEIQEIREECPNMELEVFVHGSLCIAYSGRCLLSGYINHRDPNQGTCTNACRWKYQAHEAKETHEGDVVPLTFDPAAHQNPTPTLGKGETSDDMYLLQEQGRPDQYMPAFEDEHGTYIMNSKDLRAVQHVHRLTGMGVHSLKIEGRTKSFYYVARTAQVYRKTIDDAAAGIPFDMSMMDTLENLASRGYTEGFYRRHVHDEYQNYLSGNSRGTRQQFVGEVVDCNGKHMTIDVKNRFEAGDTMELMTPQGNRVFTLDQIENRQGESVAVAPGSGHVVKVPVPEGMKPDELSLLVRNLP, encoded by the coding sequence ATGAAACCAGAATTACTTTCTCCTGCGGGAACCCTGAAAAACATGCGTTTTGCTTTTGCCTATGGAGCAGATGCGGTTTATGCCGGGCAGCCCCGGTACAGCCTGAGGGTTCGTAATAACGACTTCAAGCTGGAAAACCTGCAAAAAGGTATTGATGAGGCTCATGCCCAGGGTAAGAAATTTTACCTGGCCAGTAATATTGCGCCTCACAATAGCAAGGTGAAAACGTACCTGAGAGATATGGAGCCGGTCATTGCAATGAAGCCTGATGCCCTGATCATGTCTGATCCGGGACTGATCATGATGGTTCGTGAGCGTTGGCCAGATATGCCAGTACATCTTTCTGTTCAGGCCAATGTAGTTAATTTTGCCACCGTGAAATTTTGGGCGACCCAGGGGGTTGAGCGAATTATTCTTTCCCGGGAGCTATCCCTGGATGAAATCCAGGAAATCAGGGAAGAGTGCCCGAATATGGAACTCGAAGTTTTTGTTCATGGCTCCCTGTGTATCGCTTATTCCGGCCGTTGCCTGTTATCGGGTTATATCAACCATCGAGACCCTAACCAGGGTACATGTACCAATGCCTGCCGCTGGAAGTATCAGGCTCATGAAGCCAAAGAAACTCATGAAGGCGATGTGGTTCCCCTGACTTTTGACCCGGCTGCTCATCAGAACCCGACCCCAACTCTTGGAAAAGGGGAAACCAGTGATGATATGTATCTGCTTCAGGAGCAGGGACGTCCGGATCAATATATGCCAGCTTTTGAAGATGAGCATGGCACGTATATCATGAATTCAAAGGATTTGAGGGCGGTTCAACATGTTCACCGTTTAACGGGCATGGGGGTGCATTCCCTGAAAATTGAAGGTCGTACCAAGTCTTTTTATTACGTAGCCAGAACGGCGCAGGTCTACCGCAAAACCATTGATGATGCCGCGGCAGGCATTCCTTTTGATATGAGCATGATGGATACCTTGGAAAACTTGGCCAGCCGTGGCTATACCGAAGGTTTTTATCGTCGCCATGTTCATGATGAGTACCAGAACTATCTTTCTGGAAACTCCAGGGGAACCCGTCAGCAGTTTGTAGGGGAAGTGGTAGATTGTAATGGTAAGCATATGACCATTGACGTTAAAAACAGGTTTGAGGCGGGCGATACTATGGAGCTGATGACGCCTCAGGGCAACAGGGTTTTCACATTGGATCAAATAGAAAACCGTCAAGGGGAATCTGTTGCCGTAGCTCCCGGTTCCGGACATGTTGTCAAAGTCCCCGTTCCGGAAGGCATGAAGCCCGATGAGCTTTCCCTGCTGGTTAGAAATTTGCCATAA
- the rpmB gene encoding 50S ribosomal protein L28: MSKVCQVTGKRPVTGNNVSHAHNKTRRRFVPNLHYKRFWVASENRFVRLRVSAKGMRIIDKKGIDAILADLRSAGQKV, translated from the coding sequence ATGTCCAAGGTTTGTCAGGTTACCGGCAAGCGCCCGGTCACCGGGAACAACGTATCCCACGCACACAACAAAACTCGTCGTCGCTTTGTGCCTAACCTGCACTACAAGCGCTTCTGGGTAGCCAGTGAAAATCGTTTTGTGCGCCTGCGTGTTTCTGCTAAAGGCATGCGTATTATCGACAAGAAAGGCATTGACGCCATTCTGGCTGATCTGCGTTCCGCTGGTCAGAAGGTTTAA